TTAAGAGCATAAAGGCCCTTCACATAAGTCACCATTTTGAAATCCCTATCATCCCCAGCAGACTGAGAACCTGAGGACATAAGCTCCATTGGAGTGCTCCCAACATCGACGGACCCGAAATCAACAAATGGAGATTTCAAGGCCGGAGCACGCTTCCTCTTATCCAACAGAGGTGTATCAGAGACAGTATCCTCAGTTTCTTCATCAGTATGAATGGCATCTGACTTTTCACCAACAACATCTGGATTGGGTGCGGGGacctaaaaaataaagaatgcaTTAAAACAGTTGCAAAACATAGTAGAAACTAAAgagcaaccaaaaagaaacctagtttttttgaaaacaattaaaagtaaacttACATTGATTTTAGCAACAAATTCTCCAAGCCAGCCAACACAACTTGATCATCATCTATTACAAGCTGGCTCAACCCATCAAAGAAATCGTCCCCCTTCAATCGAGACTCATCGCCCTTCGGCTTCTCAACATCCTTAACATTTTTATCACTCCCTCCAACATCCTCAGAAGGATTCACATCAGCAGAAGGGACAGCAGTAACAGCCTTGTCAGCATCATCAGCATCCCCAccaactttaaccaactcaccaccatcgtcggagtcggaatcaatattttctGGATCAGGCAATTGCTTGTCATCATCCtcggcatcatcatcatcatcatcatcatcaggatcatcatcagaatcttgagttactaattcatccgatgactttccctgtatcagccaacataaataaaacttaaataaaacagtaaagaaactatacaaaaaaataaaaaaacctaaaCAATAAAGTAAGAATAAATACCTCGTCAGAAGGACGACGATGAATGGCATTAACCTTCTCTTGGatatccttaattacagtcattacagatttgaaattaaaatcaacaaaacacctcaaCGAAATGAAGTCCTCGGCCAATGATGATTGATTCGAACTGAGCATCTCCAGCTTAGATTTCATCCAATCAATATCTGCTGAATCAGACTTCTTTGAAGATGAGCCACCATCGAAGGATTGCTTCACTACACCACgttcatcaatagattcatCGAGAAATAGACCGTCAAGTTGAAGCTGCTGCCTCTCTTCATCAGTAGGACGCATGTTTTTTATCTTCAACTGAACAGCATAATTAAacatagtatgaaaaaaaattaaaacaattggaaaaaccaaaaaacaactacaaatattaaactgaaaagaaacaggaaaaaaacagtaaagaaactataAAGTACCTTCTCCAAAGGTAAATCAAAAATCTTGCCCTTCAAGTCTCGAAgggttggatttttggtgacgaTGGTGTTGCTCCAGTTCAGAATCCTGGGAATAGAAGATGAAACTCTCTTACAGAAAGAGTTCACCATTGCAGGACAGcattcataaaaccaaacagtaaaaacccaaggacatcccaatgccctataccagccatcatattggcctcccttctctgcctttctatttttcataatgataccaTGCTCAATCCTACCTTTGAATGAGTCAATTGTCAATTCAAATGATtccctaccccaacaatactcaTCCCACCGACCGCTATCAACTATATCTAGAACAAACCTAGACACTTCTTTGTCAGGAGTattgctaagaagaaaacactgaatgaaatacaaaacagccattttcaaaccaatagactcatccaaaccccaccgactacccaaaaaagcatcctcgatggctttgttgtcaatagtttttacaccacggaaacaagtttctaccaattgatttgtttcctgtgaaaacaacaacttgttgcaATCACCGAAACAATCTAAACCAGAAATAAGGTAAAATTCTTCGGCACTAAACCGTATGCAACGGCCAGCAACCTTAGCCCAAAACTCCTTAGGATTAGGCTGTAAAACTTCCCTTAGTAGTAAACTATGAACGACTTGTGGGTGAAAAACAAACTCAGGCATATCCAGAAAATGCCCAAACTGAGTTTGACGAAACAAAGAAAGCAAATTAACAGATAAagtgtttttaatattatttatcacAGAATACACACTGGTGCACACACACTTAGATCTGTAAAAATCAGAAGGACTAAATTTACAAATCCCAAACCTGCAACATAACAAAAAAGGgccaatataaattaaaaatcctGAGTTAAACAGTATGAAAACTGTAATACAactacaaacaaactaaaaacaaactatcAATGGCAAACAACTACACAGAAAATAACAGCAAAGACCTTAAATCGTttggaaacataaaaaaaacagtaaacaaCTAACCCTAAAAGAAATCGAAAAATGCAGTATAAAAAGAACAacaaaactatattaaaacaacaaacaaactaaaaaacatatacaactataggaaaatatagagcaaagatttgaaaataattttgaaatctaAAACATAACAGCAAACAACAAAAACTTATGAAAATCGAAAACACATCAAAACATACCAGTAACAAACTatttaaaaactgaaaagaaactaACGAAGAATGATTGAAAACACCAAAAAcgaaaacaaaacacataacctgtaagcacaaaaaaacactaaaaataaagaaaacaaaacaaaattaaataacaacACCCAGACCAGAatcaaatggaaaaataaaaagcaacaataaataactaaaaaatttaaaaacatgaaacaaaatgcacaaatgaaaccctaaaatcacACAAAGCAAAATGATCATGAAACGCCAAAAATCTGGGTAAAGCAGAAATGGAAGAAAAGggggaaacgaaaataaaactaaaaaccaaCCTCAGTCCGATCTGCAGAATGTGTAACAGGTTTCTGAAATTTTTCCCGTAAATTTTCGGGAAGCGAGGACTCCTCCAAGTTCAGCTTCGATTTCTTCGAAGAAGTGGGTTTCACACGCTTCGGCATGGGAGcttcaaaatcagaatcaaaaTCATCAATGATTGGGCGTTTACCCTTGGATTTGTTGGCCAAAGATTTCTTGCCCATTTTTGATTTCTTTTTGAGAACTGGAGAAGGGGATGAAGATGACCGAGTGATTGCCATGGTATAaataagattgaaaaaaaatgaaacagaGAGGGAAAAACAGTTGCTAAATCGTGGGCTAAGAGGAAGTTGAAAATTCGTGGATGAACCAAAAATAAGAGGGAAAAACGTGATAAATTGTGAGTGGTTAATGGAGGTTACTTGATTTCAAAATGAACTTAGAGAACAGAAATGAAGAATAgaaaatgaaatcaaaacaaaatgaaaaaagagagggaagagagtatgatttgattgatgatgcatGGGGATAGAACACGTGTATGCATGGTATGATGAGTAAGTGgtaaatgtgtaataaaaataagtttgtaagtATAAATGTAGTAATAGGCGTGTGAGGGTAATAATGTAATAAAGAGAGTAAaaaggatttttcatgtaaaaatttcaacAAATTAAGGCAAATAAGAATATGCATGTATTTTccctttttttattaataataataaaaatttggtTGGAAATAACAAGTATTaaatgttagtttttttttaatttttcttttataaaagtatagagaaatgaaaaaaaaaaaagtattattatttttttttttgaagattattattattttatttttttgaagattattattattatttttttttttgaagattattattattattattattattattattattattattattattatttatgcatATAATAATGTACCAGTACCAGTACCAGTATAATAAATCTGTAGTGTGAAGTGTTTAATTTCTTCTTTAAGCTCTAGTTTTCCTTGAACATATAACATAGGACAGCAGAGCCGAAAGTAATTAAGTACCATATACAAGTAACAAAtcacaataaataaattaacaataattaatcacaacaaacaattaatagaatataaatgtatacatctgttttttcattaattttatttcacaaattattattaataatatataatatcacTAGACTCGATCCACTTTGTAATGACACCTCGATCCTATAATAACAATTTATTATTGCAACTACCAAATATTTAATAAGTTTTCTTTTTCTGTTTTATATGTTCACATTCAAAATtgataataatatatgtatgtagTAAATTTCATTCAAGAAAGATTACTCATTGGATTTGAAATCATTCGAAATCGAAATTAATACAATGAAACAAAATTTATTACCACTTAACAAAATACAGATAAAATCCattctttatatataaaatttatatgtaatgAATCTaatgatctatattttttttataaaataataatgatataaGGACCTATATATGTAGAATCttatagaatattttaaaatatttatatatattgttgatTGGTTCATCATGAATTTAAAACCTCATAAATGATTGTTCAGCTTGATTCATGTATAATATAGAGATAACTAGAGAACGGaaccgcgcttcgcgcggtttttaaacttatatatatatatgatgattCATGTTATTATAGAAACCGCtaattaaaatgatatttatatttattcactaaatatttattataaattgatAAATATGTAGCAGTGCGTAAAACTATCAAAAAATTATTCACTAaatataagattaattatatagtgcaatattataatttgttaaaaaaaataatgtaatataatatttataatataaatttattttattttctgtttttataatattctttattgataatatatgtatcaattttatattttacattttattatattattaagttattattaataattaaaatatatatatacttaaataataattaattttaggtcaaatttatataatcaataattattttcactttgtataatttatataattaagaactatttatattattagatatACTACATTGATGTGATTAAATTGTATAAAAAATTTCTAtagttaatttttcattttctttgctATCAAATTTTtggttttatttaaattttacaaataattaataacaatttttagaataacactatataaacttttttttactaaatttgtttagtaagaAAGAAGATACATATactttacataaaatatatagagAGGATATGTGAATGTATCATTATAAAAGTGTATAAgtaaaacttaaaatttaataaatttttataaatacttAAACTTAAATCAATTTTTGTTGGCCCTTCTTCAACaatgaaaaacaaaataatatattattattatattatttaataaataatacgaaatagaaaaatacaattaacaaatatgtatacataaatataatattattaataataacaacaacaacaacaataatggtATCTATTTCTATTTATTCTCTTATAGCATTGAGTTACttctattataattaatttttttaacggttggttctttatatttttttttttttgaaaacaatttttttttttcaaaaatgaaaaGTCACTAAATTTCttcaattaaataatactaaaaatttcTTTGAATTTTATGAATGATATAAACTTATATATATCATCTATTATAATGAACAATTTTTTTAGATATAactaattaatgatttttttagacgtgatgtattttgtaaatttactCAAAATCAAAATCATGTGTGTATTAGTATATGTATAGAtcacataatattaataatcgcttttaatgtgtacaaaaataaataaataaatacacttaaataaaaagaaaaccaaTAGTCATATAATAGATCCTTAACAAAGGAAAGTGAGATGTCACATCATCAAGCTTAAcaacataattataaaattatttattaattataaaattttgaatcatttagtatatatataataactaattatttataataatggataatatattaatactattatttatataaatttagtttaagatataactaattagaaattaaataaaagtggaataaatatataaaaattattatctaAAATCGAAACAAAATTTACCTacactatataaatatatggatagatatgtatatataagcgaataatattaatatatttactatttaaatttttgacacataaaaatatcacttttaataaacgtatttatatataaaataaaaaaaataatatatttttaacacCCAAATccatatatgaaaaaaaaaaatactaaaatagtaCTTTCACATCAAATAAAAAATCCACCAATTCAAAATtccttacatattttttttttacatatatgaTAGTACCTTAGAAAAGTAAATAGATGGAGTTTTCTTCTAATTCATCTATTTAATATTACTCAAAATTATTGTTCCTTATCCATTATCTGTAGCCAAATAATTCACACATATAGGACATTTGAATTAAACtaagaatattatataatttggtcgatctttaaaataaaatattttaaaacaatatctataaaaaaaaaacatacatacatatatatatttatataagaagTGAAATTGATACCGAAGAGAACAAAATAAAGAGTTATGCATGTATGAGATAGTAGACTGacttgttttagagaatgacactTTAGGGCTTCATGTGATCATGAGGAAATTAAACtaagaatattatataatttggtcgatctttaaaataaaatattttaaaacaatatctatataaaaaaaaacatacatacatatatatatttatataagaagTAAAATTGATACCGAAGAGAACAAAATAAAGAGTTATGCATGTATGAGATAGTAGACTGacttgttttagagaatgacactTTAGGGCTTCATGTGATCATGAGGAAATTCTTAGTGCATTGTTTTCTTAGTGATGCTTTTCTCATTGTtggtattttctttttcttctcattttATAATTACTCTAAACTATTTACAAAAAATGAAAGGTCTTTTCTTATATGTCTATATTTTGAGAgtgtaattataattaattaatacattAATGGGAGTTGCTATCAATTTAATaaaaatgtttttatttgattattaatgCTAACAATTTTGTACCGTGTAAAAATTGAAAAGTCTTTATTTTctacatataaatatttattgcaACCAAagatcattattataatatattaaaactgaaaaaaaatattaataaatacgTAACTCTCCATTTTTGTGAGTTAATTAACActaaaaaatatagaataaaaattttaaaaaaaggagaaaaaagATAATATTGAAACTAAGAAGTATAACATGCCATGTCATCACTCCTAACAAAAGGATTATATAAATACTAGGAAACTAAACCGCGCTTTGCGCGGTCTTTTACAataattgtaatattttttgtgGCTAAATCTTTATAGTAATCCCattaaattcaattttttttgtacttcaaatctaatattttaaaaaaataatcatctaatccaatccatttaagtgacaaaataaaattaaattagtaatttaattgctttgattttttttaaaaaataaacttttacTTTAGAACATAAGTTTCACTATTACCTTAAACATATACGATATGTCACATGAAAATTAAAcattactaattatttaaatttaatatataatactacataaaattatcaatttttACAATTATACAACAAAACTATTAAAGTagctaataaaatataaaagaaacaattaaaatatctcaaaataTTAAACAAAACAACTAATAAGATGTGTGATGGGAAAAACTACTAAATATCcaattttgattaataaataactAATAACCTGTAAAATATACACCTCATTAccttaaaactaaaaatttacaaaGCTTGTTAACGAAAAGagcaaatatatatgtattggtCGTAAAATAATATAGAAACATAATTGAAGTTATgtagtaaaataatatatagaaaTATAATTGAAGTTACATACATtaataaacttttatattatatagatGTAGTATTCAACAATCTctccctcaaaaaaaaaaaagtattcaaCAATCTCTTTTACATTAAAACTATTTATTAACATTGTTGTATCCTTCTTTTCTCcattcaatttatttatttaatttatattttattttaattattaattactaataaataatttttatgttaattatttcattttcttAACTGAAAGTTTTCAATAAATAATGAGTAGACCAAGCGGCCAAGTGAGAGACTCTACGTCGtaattaccttttttttttttcatatagataataataagttgattaaaataaaaaacaatcaaAATAATATACTGCAAAACTTTAAAAAGTTGATGTGTAATAATGTTCTTCTagtctcttttatctttctttttaatttttttattcattttttatagGTGATGTGTGAATTACCAATTCATTTCTCTtgctttgaaaaaaaatatataataaaaaatataaatttaaaattttcattattgGCAAAACTATTTTTGAACATTGataacacaattttttttatacattaggTTTTAGTAATCTATATGTGGTTAGTGCATaatgattaataatttttatattcttataaaatattattataattaaatatacaaaCATGTATATTTCGATTGTAGTGagttacataatatatataaattaaattaaaatacataataattaaGTAATATTAATAAGAGATACTCTTGAAGACAAAGAAGATATTTTAATTGTTGGATTGGAATATTTCTCCTTgagtgaaaagaaaaataacatataattaattaaaatatgaaataaaattaatatatataaatgaatatttatataaaattcttaaagaatggcaaaataaattatgtatacttaattttttttgattgacGTACGACCCTTCTAATTTCATTGACATTGTCGAATTACTATGGCCGATTTTTGTTCATACTCTATGGGTTAGTTTTGAAGTGAATAACTCACTTTCATTTTGCACTCGAAGGCTAAATTTTATCTAATTAGAGGAAAACTTTGTACATCGATAACaaattatgtaaaattatatgaaattagcATATTTTAGTGTCGAGGAAATTTAAATCATGAGCTATTtggaattttaaaattattaatagttTCCAAAAAAATTGAGGAATCATATAAGAatgtaaaagaagaaaaagaataagaataagaagaaggagaagaagaaagctTACAATAGTCTTTGGATCTAAttgcaaccaaaataaaaaataaaaaaattgtaagacATTTTATACCTTTTTAAAGTTTTATAGGAGGCCAACTCTTTAGAAACTCCAAGAGCAAATGTGTCTTACTTTCAACTTTGTTGTTTGTTGGAATAGATAGAAAATCTATTTTCATATGCTATTTTGATTGAGAGAAATGATAGTATTAGgaaatatttatagaaaatatactCTACCAAATGTTacacaaataatatttatagaaaccccttaaacttttcaaataccgtaacttattaattaattgtttaaaaattACAACTTTATGAGTGTATGTTTTAATGATTGGAAAAACGTTTTCATGTACACAaaacaaaaagacaaaaagatAGTTTAATGATTTTAACATTGTAATTTTCATTatataagatatttaaaaatttatagaatGTACATCAACAACTTATTTTAATGGTGAGggatgaaaaataaaagttgcAGCAaagcaatattattattattgttgttattattaaataaaaataattaaaaacaaataaatgtaAAATGTAAAAAGTTTAAGAAAGCAATGAATGAGATTGAAAAAGTCATAGAAGCATTTATTTTCCTTTCTTGATGCTTTCTTTTGACTGTTACAAATTtgtttcatttaatataataataataaaataaaactattatTATTAGATTATTATAAGTTAATGTTTGTattgaatataaaaaaatattaacaaaagtttaaaaattaagaaaaatgagAAATCAAAGAATAGAGAAAGAAGATTATTGGTGCTGCCACATCACCATCCCTAACAAcaggattatatatatatatagattgttAAATGGTATTATTGGTGCCtagttagtatttttttttttagtgtcatactattattggtgtaattaaatagCAGGTcttatataacttaagaaaataaattttagggaatatcgctaaccaatcatAGGGTGACACCTATAGAAAGGTTTTGGACACTACTACTGACTAATAGCaatattctaaatatatatatatatatatatcatttatttatgagTATTGCTATTGGACACCAGTAGTTTCCAGCACCTTTTGCCCCACGATTGGTTGACAATATTGCtaaaaactattttcttaaattatatggggaccagatacttaattacaccaatagcgATATGATTCCAAAAAATGTACTTGACACATAGACACTATTAATACTTTTTAGCCATTatctttatgtatatatatgagttttgtaaatattaattGGATGGTTGATGAAGTGGATCAGATAGATGATTCCCCTGATTTCATGCCATACTAGTTTGTTGGGAACTTCCCTCACCACACCTTTATATCTATATGTGTATAGATGTAACCAATAATTATAcctacataatatatataattttagaaaaataatttacgTGTTTGTTTTTTATACCTATATTTGAATTTTAAGgaaaaatatgaaatatatattaaaattacaatgtaaatcattaggtaaataattagaattataactataTTTAGGTGTAAAACAAAAAGAATGTACCAATAATGTTATGTCTAGAGTGATACCAAAAACATTAATTCCCAAATTATATAGTATCATGGACATTTCAAAGTTGACAAAAATGATcttaattcagaataattttttttgttggtcattatgtatatatatatgtatatctaagtatgtttttagtttttgttcATTTGATCTTGAGATAATATTGGTTATATATTATTACTTAATTAGTattaaaaattgtttatctAAATTTTTGGAAACCGattaaaaaactaaagaaaataGATTAGATGTAAGGGTTGAGACGAGAATTTTTACGCGGTTCGAGTATTAACAAATTCTAGTCCACGAATCAACATTATTTAGCTTGAAAAGCCTTCAAATATTACATAAGTGTTCTTGTCTATTTTATGAACCCTAACTCTTAGCCTTTGCTCTCCAAGGATGAATCTCAAACCCTTTAGAGGGTTATGGTTATATTTATAGGCTAAAGTCGAGTATGATTATACCCGGACTAGGGTTAGCATATAAGCATGGCCCACAAATAAGGtaaatgtaaataatatatattgacATTGGGTTGATTTGATGAGGCCGAGCCCGTGAAGCAACAGTCGTCCATATATGAGACCACATGATAGTGACAGGTGACATGTGTGCACCGCCTTGGTGTACATAAACATCAGTAGAGTAGCGGTTGGACAAATGGCATGTCTCCTTGGGTGGTCTACACATTCTCATGTATGACACAAAGGATATATAAGGTCTTGAAATTGTGAGATTTGGTGTCATGAGAGGAGCGCCACGCCAGTCTTAGCTTCAAGTCGCCTCTTGAACTGTCCATCCAAAAGTACCCTTTGAGGACATTCAGATACATCCCGTATAGTCTTCCTTCTTATGGATTCgctaaaaaaatttcttttcatTTGCTAAAATTTCAATAAAACTGTTGAGAATTATATGGtttcatctcaaaatcaattggcaATGAGCGGAGTAgctcatgttcttatatatggctcaattctctaccatttattctatgtgggacaatgtccacaacATTCCCCCTCAAGATGATGGCTACTTTTTGCTCATCAATCTTTAACTGTATCAGAGTGGACATGGTCACTATCTGTATAGGTACGGATCGGATATGATCGCTTGCCCGCaagggatatggctctgataccatgttgagaatcatgaggttccatctcaaaaccaattggcaatgagtggagtaacccatgttcttatatatggcacaattctctaccatttattctatgtgggacaatgtccacaacATTGGTgaacattgtcccacatagattaaatgtaaaagtattgagctatatataagaacatggactactccactcattgccaattggttttgagatggaactccatgattctcaacatcaataaaattaataataagtgTTGGgtgtataattaaaaattcacaTTGGTTAGAAATGAGAAAGATCTTGGGTATATAAAGATAAATACTATCTCTATTGGAATGAGACCTTTTGGAAATATgtccaaaaataaatttgtgAGGATTTAGGTCTAAAGTAGACAATATCATACCAATGTGGAGATAGATGATATTCGACAGTCCTAACAATATTCTTTTAGCATTTTACCTTATAAATACTGATGCCAGCCCTCACGAGGAACTTCTCGAACTTTGTAGCCCTATAACATTGGTTAAGCCACGTGGCTCAAGATCGATCACTACTTTCAaggtataatatttttttttatctttcttatattaaatttttgtattttgtaactaattcttttttatatatttacgtTGCAATTAGGCACTACTATTATGAGGTACTACTTTAAGAATGTTTAGCGATATTTCTTACAAATgtcaataattaattatactaagaGCGATATAACACAAATGTTGTTTGGTTTATCATTATTTCTCCTAAAAAAATAAGCTAGGTAGTTTCCATCCATGATGTACACCGTGTTtggttaaaatataaattattttaaagtgacCCAATAATAAATGGGTATACCTTCCAACTACTTTTGTTGTCCCACTAAATTGATTATATCACAACCAAATATCCCAACTCACTATTCAATACCACCGAATTGATTATAACCAATTTCACATATTCCATCATCATCTTATAAATTCATCAACATTAAAGATATATATGCTTTATTTCATTACTATACTATAgatcattaatatttatttattttcaataaataaattgaCAACTAATCATCATGATATAATGAATTAATCATATTTTCAcacatataatattatttatacatatcACTCTCAATTCTATCTCATCAACcaaaaaaatctatataaacAACTTCTACCCTCTACAACAAGTAAACctagctatatatatactatttttttttctctttcaattattctttctttct
This Cannabis sativa cultivar Pink pepper isolate KNU-18-1 chromosome 6, ASM2916894v1, whole genome shotgun sequence DNA region includes the following protein-coding sequences:
- the LOC133039412 gene encoding uncharacterized protein LOC133039412, with protein sequence MPEFVFHPQVVHSLLLREVLQPNPKEFWAKVAGRCIRFSAEEFYLISGLDCFGDCNKLLFSQETNQLVETCFRGVKTIDNKAIEDAFLGSRWGLDESIGLKMAVLYFIQCFLLSNTPDKEVSRFVLDIVDSGRWDEYCWGRESFELTIDSFKGRIEHGIIMKNRKAEKGGQYDGWYRALGCPWVFTVWFYECCPAMVNSFCKRVSSSIPRILNWSNTIVTKNPTLRDLKGKIFDLPLEKLKIKNMRPTDEERQQLQLDGLFLDESIDERGVVKQSFDGGSSSKKSDSADIDWMKSKLEMLSSNQSSLAEDFISLRCFVDFNFKSVMTVIKDIQEKVNAIHRRPSDEGKSSDELVTQDSDDDPDDDDDDDDAEDDDKQLPDPENIDSDSDDGGELVKVGGDADDADKAVTAVPSADVNPSEDVGGSDKNVKDVEKPKGDESRLKGDDFFDGLSQLVIDDDQVVLAGLENLFLFGCSLVPAPNPDVVGEKSDAIHTDEETEDTVSDTPLLDKRKRAPALKSPFVDFGSVDVGSTPMELMSSGSQSAGDDRDFKMVTYVKGLYALNDAFADPVSTEIEAKFDSWIGEGLLKHPAFIPVLMFVFCCCRHYNCYEDGAKKFTPGFRLGVDYVEDKTWFYHLATCDMFMNDSHMNTIFYYLRKKGKYSSAVTLNFATTDCLFDDSIQALYHKFNKAKSMKTKMSHIHAAHPIAHYIRGMRIPCSKPWYEADHVLFIINLRRESHWVFGRLDVHERTLFLYNSLRTAKMNAAARNAMKAYSVLLPLFFDLLGFWKNRAQVPASVSDPTAPFRIVELSGLASQQKNDCGAYVAAFAEFFIHGKDVPETLTSKFIEPDLLHFSTRTDKGKLTKVLIARMRSNPSLLRHLN